One segment of Dama dama isolate Ldn47 chromosome 15, ASM3311817v1, whole genome shotgun sequence DNA contains the following:
- the OPN4 gene encoding melanopsin isoform X2, whose translation MNPPSGPRAPLGPAQEFGCLATPASSSRWDSSRSSASSLSHPPSISPTAVRAQAAAWVPFPTVDVPDHAHYTLGTVILLVGLTGMLGNLTVIYTFCRSRGLRTPANMFIINLAVSDFLMSFTQAPVFFASSLYKQWLFGEAGCEFYAFCGALFGITSMITLTAIALDRYLVITRPLATVGMVSKRRAALVLLGVWLYALAWSLPPFFGWSAYVPEGLLTSCSWDYVSFTPSVRAYTMLLFCFVFFLPLLVIIYCYIFIFKAIRETGQALQTFGACEGGSECPRQRQRLQNEWKMAKIELLVILLFVLSWAPYSTVALMGFAGYAHILTPYMNSVPAVIAKASAIYNPIIYAITHPKYRMAIAQHLPCLGVLLGVSGQRTGLYTSYRSTHRSTLSSQASDLSWISGRRRQASLGSESEVGWTDTEATAAWGAGQQVSGWSPCSQGLEDVEAKALPRPQGRDPEAPGKAKGLLPNLDPRM comes from the exons ATGAACCCTCCTTCAGGGCCAAGAGCCCCACTCGGCCCGGCGCAGGAATTCGGCTGCCTGGCCACCCCAGCCTCCTCCAGCAGGTGGGACAGCTCCCGGAGCAGCGCCTCCAGCCTGAGCCACCCTCCGTCCATCAGCCCCACG GCAGTCAGGGCTCAGGCTGCTGCCTGGGTCCCCTTCCCCACGGTTGATGTTCCAGACCACGCCCACTACACCCTGGGCACGGTGATCCTCCTGGTGGGACTCACGGGGATGCTGGGAAATCTGACAGTCATCTATACCTTCTGCAG GAGCAGAggcctcaggactcctgccaacaTGTTCATTATCAACCTTGCAGTCAGCGACTTCCTCATGTCCTTCACTCAGGCCCCCGTCTTCTTCGCCAGCAGCCTCTATAAGCAGTGGCTCTTTGGAGAAGCAG GCTGTGAATTCTATGCCTTCTGTGGGGCTCTCTTTGGCATCACCTCCATGATTACCCTGACGGCCATCGCCCTGGACCGCTACCTGGTGATCACACGCCCACTGGCCACCGTCGGGATGGTGTCCAAGAGGCGGGCGGCGCTTGTCCTGCTGGGCGTCTGGCTCTATGCCCTGGCTTGGAGTCTGCCGCCCTTTTTTGGCTGGA GTGCCTACGTACCCGAAGGTCTGCTGACCTCTTGCTCCTGGGACTACGTGAGCTTCACGCCATCGGTCCGCGCCTACACCATGCTGCTCTTCTGTTTTGTGTTCTTCCTCCCCTTGCTTGTCATCATTTACTGCTACATCTTCATCTTCAAGGCCATCCGAGAGACGGGCCA AGCTCTCCAGACTTTCGGGGCCTGCGAGGGTGGCAGTGAGTGTCCCCGGCAGCGGCAGCGGCTACAGAATGAGTGGAAAATGGCCAAGATCGAGTTGCTGGTCATCCTTCTCTTTGTGCTCTCCTGGGCCCCCTACTCCACGGTCGCCCTGATGGGTTTTGCTGG GTACGCACATATCCTGACGCCCTACATGAACTCGGTGCCAGCTGTCATTGCCAAGGCCTCTGCCATCTACAACCCCATCATTTACGCCATCACCCACCCCAAATACAG AATGGCCATCGCCCAGCACCTGCCCTGCCTGGGAGTGCTGCTGGGAGTGTCGGGCCAGCGTACTGGCCTGTACACCAGCTACCGCTCCACCCACCGCTCTACGCTGAGCAGCCAGGCCTCGGACCTCAGCTGGATCTCCGGACGGAGGCGCCAGGCATCCCTGGGCTCTGAGAGCGAGGTG ggCTGGACGGACACAGAAGCAACAGCTGCTTGGGGGGCTGGCCAGCAAGTGAGCGGTTGGTCCCCCTGCAGTCAGGGCCTGGAGGATGTGGAAGCCAAGGCCCTTCCCAGGCCCCAGGGAAGGGACCCAGAGGCTCCTGGGAAG GCCAAGGGGCTGCTCCCCAACCTGGACCCCAGGATGTAG
- the OPN4 gene encoding melanopsin isoform X1, whose translation MNPPSGPRAPLGPAQEFGCLATPASSSRWDSSRSSASSLSHPPSISPTAVRAQAAAWVPFPTVDVPDHAHYTLGTVILLVGLTGMLGNLTVIYTFCRCPVGRHLTPPRSRGLRTPANMFIINLAVSDFLMSFTQAPVFFASSLYKQWLFGEAGCEFYAFCGALFGITSMITLTAIALDRYLVITRPLATVGMVSKRRAALVLLGVWLYALAWSLPPFFGWSAYVPEGLLTSCSWDYVSFTPSVRAYTMLLFCFVFFLPLLVIIYCYIFIFKAIRETGQALQTFGACEGGSECPRQRQRLQNEWKMAKIELLVILLFVLSWAPYSTVALMGFAGYAHILTPYMNSVPAVIAKASAIYNPIIYAITHPKYRMAIAQHLPCLGVLLGVSGQRTGLYTSYRSTHRSTLSSQASDLSWISGRRRQASLGSESEVGWTDTEATAAWGAGQQVSGWSPCSQGLEDVEAKALPRPQGRDPEAPGKAKGLLPNLDPRM comes from the exons ATGAACCCTCCTTCAGGGCCAAGAGCCCCACTCGGCCCGGCGCAGGAATTCGGCTGCCTGGCCACCCCAGCCTCCTCCAGCAGGTGGGACAGCTCCCGGAGCAGCGCCTCCAGCCTGAGCCACCCTCCGTCCATCAGCCCCACG GCAGTCAGGGCTCAGGCTGCTGCCTGGGTCCCCTTCCCCACGGTTGATGTTCCAGACCACGCCCACTACACCCTGGGCACGGTGATCCTCCTGGTGGGACTCACGGGGATGCTGGGAAATCTGACAGTCATCTATACCTTCTGCAGGTGCCCGGTTGGCAGG CATCTGACCCCTCCCAGGAGCAGAggcctcaggactcctgccaacaTGTTCATTATCAACCTTGCAGTCAGCGACTTCCTCATGTCCTTCACTCAGGCCCCCGTCTTCTTCGCCAGCAGCCTCTATAAGCAGTGGCTCTTTGGAGAAGCAG GCTGTGAATTCTATGCCTTCTGTGGGGCTCTCTTTGGCATCACCTCCATGATTACCCTGACGGCCATCGCCCTGGACCGCTACCTGGTGATCACACGCCCACTGGCCACCGTCGGGATGGTGTCCAAGAGGCGGGCGGCGCTTGTCCTGCTGGGCGTCTGGCTCTATGCCCTGGCTTGGAGTCTGCCGCCCTTTTTTGGCTGGA GTGCCTACGTACCCGAAGGTCTGCTGACCTCTTGCTCCTGGGACTACGTGAGCTTCACGCCATCGGTCCGCGCCTACACCATGCTGCTCTTCTGTTTTGTGTTCTTCCTCCCCTTGCTTGTCATCATTTACTGCTACATCTTCATCTTCAAGGCCATCCGAGAGACGGGCCA AGCTCTCCAGACTTTCGGGGCCTGCGAGGGTGGCAGTGAGTGTCCCCGGCAGCGGCAGCGGCTACAGAATGAGTGGAAAATGGCCAAGATCGAGTTGCTGGTCATCCTTCTCTTTGTGCTCTCCTGGGCCCCCTACTCCACGGTCGCCCTGATGGGTTTTGCTGG GTACGCACATATCCTGACGCCCTACATGAACTCGGTGCCAGCTGTCATTGCCAAGGCCTCTGCCATCTACAACCCCATCATTTACGCCATCACCCACCCCAAATACAG AATGGCCATCGCCCAGCACCTGCCCTGCCTGGGAGTGCTGCTGGGAGTGTCGGGCCAGCGTACTGGCCTGTACACCAGCTACCGCTCCACCCACCGCTCTACGCTGAGCAGCCAGGCCTCGGACCTCAGCTGGATCTCCGGACGGAGGCGCCAGGCATCCCTGGGCTCTGAGAGCGAGGTG ggCTGGACGGACACAGAAGCAACAGCTGCTTGGGGGGCTGGCCAGCAAGTGAGCGGTTGGTCCCCCTGCAGTCAGGGCCTGGAGGATGTGGAAGCCAAGGCCCTTCCCAGGCCCCAGGGAAGGGACCCAGAGGCTCCTGGGAAG GCCAAGGGGCTGCTCCCCAACCTGGACCCCAGGATGTAG